In Lactuca sativa cultivar Salinas chromosome 5, Lsat_Salinas_v11, whole genome shotgun sequence, the DNA window ATGACATTCAAAGCAAAGACCATAGGGTAGCCCATGAGACTTGGATGTAAGACCCTGGAGGTAGTTCATGACATTTCAAGgaaagaccataggggtagcccatggcgaatgtatgtatgatatatggtattttggagaactcactaagctttgtgcttacaattttgtggTTTGAATATTTTCAAGCACTTTCAGTTCCAAAGGAAGAGCATGGTTTGACTACACAACCTCCACTAATGATTTTTCCGCACTGATTATTATCATTTCACTTTAATGTTTGAGATACATTTTTACCATTATTGATTTTAAACAAATGTTGTATGGATTTGatggtttaaaaataaaaaattttattagTATTTTTAGGACATTACAAAACGGAAAAATGACTTGTTAAGGTAGTTAATTTTTCGGTATGTTTACATctaggtaactatcttttttttttgtacaaatctaggtaacaaacttgttggaagtgttcacatatgaccattatgacctgctatagcaggttaaatcctagatgtgaacgcTTTCAACAAGTTAATTacctaaatatatacaaaaaaatagatacccaaatatgaacaaaacgaaaagtaaaagtaaattacatgaatggccCATGTGGTTTGGGGGAATTTTTGTTTTTGGTGAGGATATAcagatatgtggggtctattagtttttttaaatatataaaaaataaatacataaatagaaaattaattaaaaaataaattaataagggcacaatagtctttttagctaaggcagggaccaaacatgtaaaaaaataaacagtagggaccatccgagttaaaaaaaataagttgggGAGCAAAAATACAAATTCtcgcaaaccataaggaccatttgtgtaatttatttttacttttcgttttgttcatatttgggtaactatttttttgtacacatctaggtaacgaactttttgaaagcgttcacatctaggatttaacctgctatagcaggtcataaaggttatatgtgaacacttccaacaagtttgttacctagatgcgtacaaaaaaaaagataattaccCGGATGTGAATATACTGAAAAGTTAATTACTttgataagtcattttcccttacaAAACCCTAGTCATCACTTTCTTTAAATAGAACATTgatcctgaaaattagggttttgcacatCCAGCATCGCCACGTTGTGGCCCTTGCATGACCACGTCGTGACGTCTTAAATAAAACACGTGTTTCATGCAAAAATGTCACGTCGTTGTGGTCTCTTCACAACGCCGTGACCAATCAAGTTTTcccaaaaataataatttaaactcATACTTGAAACCGGACATTACAAATGCGTTCCAGACAAGAGGTTTGTTTCTTGGGCTGATCTAAAGTTATGGTTAATTTGGTAATTTGACCCCTATAAACATTTAcataaattaaatttttatatatgtatatactgtATAGTCAATAAATTATGGGCCTTGAGCCGTCGTCGGGGTTAACCACTGTCTGGACCTGATGGGAGGGGTTCGACGGTGATAAAGGTCGATAAGCACCTACGAAagtggagggggggggggggggggggggggtatttggGAAGgctactactaataataataatatattaattaacatTAACATATTAATTACAATGTAATCATCCATTTCCGTGTGCATCAGTCGGGGAAGTGTCCACAACTGCTTAAGAAATCGACAGAAATGAAGAAACCTATGAATATGTTAGAATTataacgtaataaatttgattatTTCTTTAGAGAGCATCATAACTCTTAATTCCCTTTTGGATAGAGCGACTAAAGTACACAAGACTAGTTTTGTATTGTTGTCTTTATTCAAATGGTGCAAGTggagtctaaataaaagaaaatttaggCATGGTGGTTGAAGTACTCATGGATCCCTCAACCCTTTATGGATTAAATTTAGATTTTTTTAAGTTACGTTGCTTATTTGTAAATTGTAATTCAGTGGTCCATGCATGCACTTGTCGAAAAGTCATCTGACTCGCTCTATTAAAGGGGCACAAAATATAATCTTTCGGGCTTGTTTACGAATTGGATGAATTAACTTGGGCTTAAATCAGTTTTGCTTCGGCCGGCGGGCTTTGAGCCGTCAAATTTTCAGATATGGAACGGTCTTTTCGGGTTTTACCCGAGCTTTGTTTAGACCATGTCATGTCATGCTAAGAACATACTAGGCTTTTACCGATCATTTTGGGACCGAATTTACCGAGTTTTTTACTATTTTTCTGATCAGTTACGATATTGTAAAGgagatgaacatttttttttgtaattttatgtaacttataatgcTTACAGATTAAGAAAGTAAAATAAaatgcttatttaaaaaaaatacaatatctAAAAATTAAGAATGTTAATAAAATATGTTTAATGCTTTGctattttttataatatatattcttAATACCCtaaatcctccttaataaataaaaaactttttgccacttgtcatctTCTTAGACATTtgtccacatgtcattttcttaTAATTTAGGTTTTTCTTTTTACATAGTCTAGAAAAATTACACACTGGATTTTTTAAATAAGGAAATTTTTTAAGAGTTAAAAATATTGATTCCTAATTTATGGCGATTAACTTTTGGGAATTGATTTGGAGGAATGATTTGGGCAATTTTAAATGAATATAAGTTCAAATCAATTAATTAATATCATAACCAAGACACGTAATTTCTTTTTTTGCTTTTTCATATATGTCATATATGTGCATTAAAATTTTACTATTTACCCTTTTGACAATTCATATTTCTAAATAAGTGAGTTTGTACGTACGTTTATTAAATTGTTCCTTGTAATATCTTACATTCATTTCTTTCAATAGTTATCTTTATTAGTATATAGATTTAAATACTTATGTATTCATCATTTAAGTTGTATTTAATTtgaaattatactttaaaaatgtttaatgtttaaaccTTGATCAAAACTCGTGTAACACACGGGTGTTACACCTAGTATTATTAATATAACTCTGGGAAAACGGATCAATTAGACCAAACAGAACAGATTGGTGGACCATACTTTTTCTCGGAGTTGGCCTGGACCGTCGGGCCGATTTTCAAATCATTGTTTGTCGGGTATTGACGCCTGGCCCATGTTCACTTCTAAAGACACTTATGCATGCCTAGAACTGAAGGAGTACGATACAATACAAATTACAAAGTATGTTTATGTCTGCATTCAGGTAAACTACAGATTTCCTGAAATTAAGACCGTTTTTAGATCAATTGTTACAAAAGTAAATACTatgctaaaaccctaattttgttttCTTTTGCAAATTCGAATATCACTTTATTCGGTTGATCTCTTTCGATTGCATTGTGAGAAATAATACCATGTTACCATGTCACGGCTTTCAAAGTCTTCAACTCAATAACAGACACAAATGACAGAAATATCACGTTACAACATCGGATATTATTGTACTGATTATTTTACACAAAGTAAAAACATGGTGCTTTCACTTACATCAATTCAgtgtttatgatattttgataaTTTTAACCTGTTATTCGAATCCTCTTCACCTGCAAGGTAGAAGACAAATAGTAATGTTTCTCAGGGCTAGCTTGCAGTAGAAATATACAAGGTAAACATTTTTTTATATGCCAGCATATGAAATTGATTTcattattttttcttttcttgtAGTTATTAGTAGACAAAGTTGTAAAAACAATTATGATTTATGGGTAGGGACATTTTCAAACTCCCTACCACCAATCGTTGTGTCATGTGTAGGGACTACGTTGGACGTTTTCAACCTTTGTTTTCTTTTGGTGCGAATGAGATTAGACTTTTCCTTTGACGATTGATGGCGATTGACTTGGAATCATTCATAAATTTCAATGTATATTGTCTTgtgttattattatatataataatacaatcactattatattattaatatgtgtatatagttatataataatATTGTTGCATATAATAACAAATTAGTTTGTCTTAACTTACAATTTTTCCATATTTCTTTTCTAGTGGTCCCTTCTCAATAATTCTACCCCTAAAAGTATTCTTGTACTAATTGTTCACTATGTATTTTAGTTATCATGTTTCATCACAAGTATTTGATTTTTGCAAAGTCAGTAATGTACTTCTAAAATTATTATTAGTCAAGACTTTCTTCAATATGTCATAATATACGTACTTCTTTTAGATTTAAATTTCTGTATTCAATCGCTCTCCTTCTTCCAACCATCTTCCTAAATGTCAAACTAGTGCATACTATCTTTATATTATTCTATGAGatgagatgaagatgatgattatTAATTCGAAAATTAAACTTAAACTATTCTCCATAAGGTAATGACCATGATGtaataaagaaagaaagaaactCCCATTTCCATCTTTCTTATTCTGATCAGAGGTAAAGAAGATTCAGAACTTGCCTGAATTAAGGCAATGGACAGACTGGTTAAAGCAGATGTGAAGGAGGTGAACATGGTGTTTACCAGAGGTCAGAAGTGTTCTACAACCTTCAGATTAACCAATCTCATGCACACCATGTCCGTTGCTGTCTCTCTCAACACTACAAACCCATCGCTCCTCTCCTTCATCCATCAGTTCTCCATCATTCCTCCTCTCGGCACCGCTTCTTTCACTCTCATCCTGTCTAAACCGTCCGATCATCCGCCGCTCTCAACCCCACCGGACAACGTTCTTGTCCGGTCATCCATGCTGCCGACCGGAAAAGCCAACCAGGAAGATCTCAGGAGACTGTTCTCCAAACATGGCCCGCATATCTTTAAGGACGTCACGATTCCGATCTCCTTTGTTGGGACTCACGTAATCGAACACCTGATCTCATCTTCCTcttccaaaaccctagaaatcgcaTTTACTTTATCAAAAGCCATTTCGTTGTGCGAAGAGTCACAGCTCACTTGTTTACTGAGATCCGCTGCTATGAACGGGAACTCCTACGTTGTGTCCTCTCTGCTCGACGCCGGAGCCGATGTTAACAACCGGGATTCTGATGGTGTTTCCGTGATGTCGCTGGCTGTCAGATCTGGAGATCTGGACACGGTTCGGATTTTGATGGAGTCTGGTTGTGTGATTGATCATCGAAACGACCGACTCTTGCACACTGCAGCTTCTTTAAACCGGGTGGATTTAATGGAAGTTTTGTGTATGGGTTACTTAGATATCGATGTGAATTCGATTGATTCAGAAGGTCAAACACCTCTTCATGTTGCTGCATGTCATGGCTATATTGAAGTACTTGAGTTCTTGATTACTTTAGGAAGCGACCCCGATTTAGCCGATCACAACGGCTGGACTGCCCTCCATTGCTGTTCTATGGAAGGTCATTCAGAAGCGGTTGAATTCCTGCTAAACTGTATCAGTTATGTGAAATATGCGGTAACTAAAGAAGGAAAGACTGCATTCGATCTTGCAGTTGAAAACGAGCATACAGATCTTTACGATATGTTACATTTGGGAGATGTTTTACATCGATCAGCAAGAAAAGGAGATGTGAATGGAATGAAGAATTGTTTAGCAGAAGGTGCGAAGGTGAACGGAAGGGATCAGAATGGGTGGACGGCGTTGCATAAAACGGCTTTTAAGGGTTGTTTTGAAGGGGTGAAGGTATTGCTGAATCATGGTGGTCGGGTGGATGTGGTGGATGGTAGTGGGTACACGCCGCTTCATAGGGCGGTGGAGGGAGGGCATGTTCAGGTGGCGATGCTGTTAATCGGTCATGGAGCAAAAGCTAGCATGAAGTCTCTTTCGGTTCCTTTTGATGATTTAGATTCCTTTAAGAATTATTCGCAAGATAAAAAGAGCTTATTAACAAGTATGTAATCTGATGTATAGTTTATACTTTATAGTCTTAATATTCACCGAAATAGATTACTTATCAGAAACCATTAGATCTTTTCGACCCTTTTTTCGGGGAACTTGTATATTGCAAAGATATATGATCTATAACTTTCTTAAAACATTTCGAAATTTAATGCAACATAACTTTTGATACGATGGAAGAATGGAAGTTAGGCTATATGAGTGCAACTACTTGGTCTCCACTTAGGGATTAGTTATAAAACCGGAAAAATCGGA includes these proteins:
- the LOC111892936 gene encoding protein VAPYRIN-LIKE, whose protein sequence is MDRLVKADVKEVNMVFTRGQKCSTTFRLTNLMHTMSVAVSLNTTNPSLLSFIHQFSIIPPLGTASFTLILSKPSDHPPLSTPPDNVLVRSSMLPTGKANQEDLRRLFSKHGPHIFKDVTIPISFVGTHVIEHLISSSSSKTLEIAFTLSKAISLCEESQLTCLLRSAAMNGNSYVVSSLLDAGADVNNRDSDGVSVMSLAVRSGDLDTVRILMESGCVIDHRNDRLLHTAASLNRVDLMEVLCMGYLDIDVNSIDSEGQTPLHVAACHGYIEVLEFLITLGSDPDLADHNGWTALHCCSMEGHSEAVEFLLNCISYVKYAVTKEGKTAFDLAVENEHTDLYDMLHLGDVLHRSARKGDVNGMKNCLAEGAKVNGRDQNGWTALHKTAFKGCFEGVKVLLNHGGRVDVVDGSGYTPLHRAVEGGHVQVAMLLIGHGAKASMKSLSVPFDDLDSFKNYSQDKKSLLTSM